The stretch of DNA AACTTACCAAGTAAATGATCTCGCTTCCCGGCAACGACTTCCAGATCGTTGTCCGTGAGTTTGCCCCACTTCTCTCTGAACTTGCCTTGCAGTTGCTTCCAATTTCCCTCAATCTGATCCCAGTTCACGGTTCATCCTCCTTGT from Desulfomonilaceae bacterium encodes:
- a CDS encoding CsbD family protein; its protein translation is MNWDQIEGNWKQLQGKFREKWGKLTDNDLEVVAGKRDHLLGK